Within the Polaribacter pectinis genome, the region CCTGCTGCCATTTTTAAGGTTTTCTGATTAGTTAAAACCAACTCATTATTTTCTTTATCGATGGTAGAAAACCACAATTCGTTGGTTCCTAAATCTACAGAAATCAACTCTTTTTTGGTTGGGTGAAACCAAGCTGAATGTGCATGAGGTTTTGTCTGCCTTTCTGTGGTGCCTTTTCCTGTATGTTGCTGAACGTTTAATAAATTAGATAATTTACCAGAATTATCGGTTTTTAACAAACCAACACTACCTCCTCCGTAATTTGCAGCAACAATATAATTTTCTTCATTAATGGCAACAAAACAAGGTCCTGCTCCACCAGTTTCTTGTTTACTTATGATTGCTAAAGAATCATTTTCAATACGGAATGATTTAATAAAACCTGTTCCATTTACATTTGTTTCGCCAACAGCAAAAAGTGTTTTTTTATCATTCGATTTTGCTAAAAAAGTAGGATTAATCGTTTCTGCAACCAAACCTAAACTCTTTAATTTTCCTTCGGAAGAAAGCGAATATTTATAAATCCCCTTAGAAGCTTTTTTTGTGTAGGTTCCTACATAGAAAACGGTTTCTTTTGCTACTTTTACCTTTGGCATTTTCTGACAACTAGAAATTATAAAAATTGTTAAAACTAAAATTCTGATTTTCATATTTATTTTTGAAAATTTATTTGTGGTGTTTCCCAAGTAATAGCATCACCTAATAGATTGTATTTTTCACTAATAACATTGGCTTTGTTAGGAACAAATTTAATCAATAAAAAATCTGTAGTTCTATTTTTATAGAAATTCTCCCAAGCAGTTTTCCAATATTTTTCTTTCATTTTTTGCTCATTTACAATTTCTGCAGTTCCTTGTAAAGTTACATAACTAACACTTTTAGAGTCGAAATAATATAAGGTTACTTTGTTATTATTTCTAATCTGTTTCACTTTTAAACTTTTAGAATTTGTGCCCATAAAAACTGTAAAATCGTCTTCTGGTAAAAAAGGATCCATTGTTCTTACATTGGCTACTCCTAAAGAATCTATTGTAATTAATGCGCAGTTTTTGGCAGCAATCATAATTTCTCTTGCTATTTCTTTAATCTCTTTTTTCTTTTGATTTTTTGAATTATCACAATTTGAAAACAGCGCTACAAAGAAGAAAACGTAAAGAAATTTCATAAGAAAAGAGATTTAAAATACTTTAAAAACGGGTAATAATAAATGTGCTTTTTCGTAATGTGGAGAATTTTTATAAATAAAATGTAACTGCATTCTTGGGTTCTTTGCAAAATCTTCATCCGATTTTAATTTCTCTTCAAAAGCAGATTTTACATTAGGATTTTCAGCAAGTATTTTTTCTGCAATATCTTCGAAAACATAGGCAGAATACCCTTCTTTTTGTTGTAAAATAGTATCGAAAAAATTCCAATTAAAAAAAGAATCTGTTGCTTCTGCTTCTAATGTTTCTAACAAATAACGAACGCCATTTTGGTTTGTATCTATATACAAATCTCCTTTTCTAAAAGTTAAGGTTTCTGTCGATTTTAAAACGATTGTATTGTAATGTAAATAATGACCTTCGTAAGCAGATTTACGTGTTTCAAAAGCATCTATATGATTTACTTCAACAGTAATTGAAGTATCTTTTTCTAAAAGAGAATATTCTATATTATTATGGTTTAAACGTTCTACAATTTTATGCCAACCTTGCTGTAAAATGTATGCTTTGGGTATTTCTACTTCTTTGGTTGCAACAAAATTGTTGTAATATTTTACTGGTTTTGTAAATGGCTTTAACGTGTCATAAAACAAACGTTTTCCAGAAGTAACTTTACTATCAATATATTCAGCTTCATAACCTTTGAATTGTAATTCTGTAGGATTTTCAACATCCACCTTAAATGCAATAGGATATGTTTTTTTTGATAAAATTTCTGCTGTAGCTTTTTCTCGTAATTTTTTAATTGTTTCTGAATTTTCTTCCGCAAAATCTAACGCAGAAAACAATAATTCATAGGTTTGTTCTACTCTAATTTTATAAGGTTTTAACATGTGTGTTTCCACCATTAAACCTAATGTATGAAACAATGTTGTATAGCCTGTAGAATATCTTGGAGAATCGAAAAATTGAGAAAAACCTGCTTCTGGTGTATTACCCCAAACATTTACATAAGGTGTAATTGCAATTCCTTTTTCTTGCAGTGATGCTTCAATTTGTGGACGCATTTCATTTTCTAAAAACGTTCCTAAACTACCGCCTAATTTATTGTGTTGCGTAAATAAATGTGTAATTGCATATTGATAATCTGCGCCATTACTAACATGATTATCTATAAAAACATCAGGGTTTACAACATGAAAAATCTCTGCAAAAGTGGCTGCATTTTTCGTGTCTTGTTTTATAAAATCTCTATTTAAATCGAAATTTCTTGCATTTCCTCTAAATCCGTATGCTTTTGGTCCATTTTGATTTGCTCTCGAATACGAATTCCTGTTCATAGAACCACCAACATTATAGACAGGAATAATAGTAATGATAGAATTTTTATACCTCTCTTTTAAAGAATCATTTTGTACAATATCTCTTAACAACATCATAGAAGCATCAATACCATCTGATTCTCCTGGATGAATTCCGTTATTTATTAAAATTCTGTTTTTAGTAGATTGTTTAATTTCATCAACATTAAAGATTCCTTCTTGGTTGTAAACCACCAAATGCAAAGGTTCGCCAGCATCTGTTTGCCCAAATGAAAACAAAGAAATCTCTGAATATTCTTCAGAGATTTCTTTGTAATAGTTAATAATATCTTCGTAAACAGGTGTTTCTGTACCTTTTGTTTTTTCGAAAATAGTTGTAAAATCTTTTACTTCTTTAGATGATTCTTTACAGGAAAACACCAATAAAGAAAGTGCAATAACAACTATTTTTTTCATAAATATTAGCCTTTAAAATTTAGATTTAAACTAGATGAAGACTCCAGGCTTTGTCCTCTTTTTTTAGCAGGTGTCCAACCTGTCATTTCAGAAAGTACTTTTGTAACTTCAGAATTATAATCTTGTGTTAAACCTCTTATAACTTCTACATTTGTAACATTACCTTCTTTTGTAACTGTAAAAGTTGCATAAATATTACCTATAACTCCTGCAGTGTTAGAATTGAAATTTTTATCAACATATTTTTCTACACTTCCACTATTTTGTTTTTTGTAATAAGCTTCTACATAAACTTCTTTATAATCGAAACTTTCTCCTTTATCATTCCAACTAGTTCCTTTAACTAATTTTCCTTTTTTGTAAGTTTCTTCGAAAACTTTTGTTTTGTTTTTAAAAGCAGTCCAAGTTCCGTTTTTTAAACCTCCTTTAAAACTTCCTTTGCGAAAAAGACCGTCTTTCTCTGACAAAAATTGCGCAAAACCATTTCCATTTTTTACAGTTTGGTTTCCTTTATCATCCCAGAAACTCATGACTAAATTTATTTTTTGATCTCTAAAAAATGAATCATTAGATAGTTTTTCTTCAGATTTTTTCTTTCCGTTTTCATAATAATAGGTCCAAATTCCTTCACTTTTTTTCCCATTTATAGTTTCTCCTTCAGATGCAATATTTCCATTTTTATGGTAAGATTTATAAACACCATTAGATCTTAACTGTTGCAAACCATTTGTTATAAATTTAGAGTCTAACACATAAGTATTTGAATCTGTGTCTAATAAATGCTTTTCTACTCTAAAAGTATTTGTGTTTTTTGCAACATTTGCCTCTTTAATAATAACTAATGTATTTGTTTTTAAATAGGTAGCTCTATTATTTAAATAATACAAAGTATCTCCTGGTTTGTAAAAAGAGTTTGTTTGCGAAAATGTAGAAAAAGCAACTACTAATAAAATTGCTATACTCACTAATTTTTTCATTTGAATTTGTTTTAATTTGATTTTTTGTTTTTGTTTTATTTTTCCTTTACCCTTACTGTATCTGGAACCAATTTTGTGTAGTCTCCATTATTTCTAATAACATCTCTAACTATTGATGATGATATATAAGATGTACTTGCTGCTGTTAATAAAAACACGGTTTCAATTGGCGCTAAATCTCTGTTTGTATGTGCAATTGCTTTTTCGAATTCGAAATCTGCAGGGTTTCTTAAACCTCTTAAAATGAATTCCACGTCGTTTTCTTGACAAAAATGTACGGTTAAACCTTCGTAAGTAACTACTTTTATATTAGGGTTGTCTTTAAAAGAATCTTCAATAAACTTCTTTCTTTCTTCTAAAGAAAACATATATTTTTTATCGGAATTTACACCAATAGCAATAATAAGTTCATCAAATAATTTTACACCACGTGTAATAATATCATGGTGTCCAGACGTAATAGGATCAAACGATCCTGGAAAAATTGCTCTTTTCATATATCCCTCTTTTATACTGTTGAAGTATTAAAATTAATAATCTTTAAAAATAGAAAAATATCCTAAATAATATTGCGTTAATTCGCTTTATTTAAGACTATTGAGGGAACTCTCTATAGCATTATTAAATAGTTCTTTTAATGAAATACCTGCTGCTTTTGCTTGTTGAGGCAAAATGCTC harbors:
- a CDS encoding M14 family metallopeptidase; translated protein: MKKIVVIALSLLVFSCKESSKEVKDFTTIFEKTKGTETPVYEDIINYYKEISEEYSEISLFSFGQTDAGEPLHLVVYNQEGIFNVDEIKQSTKNRILINNGIHPGESDGIDASMMLLRDIVQNDSLKERYKNSIITIIPVYNVGGSMNRNSYSRANQNGPKAYGFRGNARNFDLNRDFIKQDTKNAATFAEIFHVVNPDVFIDNHVSNGADYQYAITHLFTQHNKLGGSLGTFLENEMRPQIEASLQEKGIAITPYVNVWGNTPEAGFSQFFDSPRYSTGYTTLFHTLGLMVETHMLKPYKIRVEQTYELLFSALDFAEENSETIKKLREKATAEILSKKTYPIAFKVDVENPTELQFKGYEAEYIDSKVTSGKRLFYDTLKPFTKPVKYYNNFVATKEVEIPKAYILQQGWHKIVERLNHNNIEYSLLEKDTSITVEVNHIDAFETRKSAYEGHYLHYNTIVLKSTETLTFRKGDLYIDTNQNGVRYLLETLEAEATDSFFNWNFFDTILQQKEGYSAYVFEDIAEKILAENPNVKSAFEEKLKSDEDFAKNPRMQLHFIYKNSPHYEKAHLLLPVFKVF
- a CDS encoding pyridoxamine 5'-phosphate oxidase family protein yields the protein MKFLYVFFFVALFSNCDNSKNQKKKEIKEIAREIMIAAKNCALITIDSLGVANVRTMDPFLPEDDFTVFMGTNSKSLKVKQIRNNNKVTLYYFDSKSVSYVTLQGTAEIVNEQKMKEKYWKTAWENFYKNRTTDFLLIKFVPNKANVISEKYNLLGDAITWETPQINFQK
- a CDS encoding lactonase family protein, with protein sequence MKIRILVLTIFIISSCQKMPKVKVAKETVFYVGTYTKKASKGIYKYSLSSEGKLKSLGLVAETINPTFLAKSNDKKTLFAVGETNVNGTGFIKSFRIENDSLAIISKQETGGAGPCFVAINEENYIVAANYGGGSVGLLKTDNSGKLSNLLNVQQHTGKGTTERQTKPHAHSAWFHPTKKELISVDLGTNELWFSTIDKENNELVLTNQKTLKMAAGAGPRHLTFHPNNNWFYVLNELNNTVSLVKEKDAVYYIDSSTSTLPKDFTAYSKAADIHISKDGKFLYASNRGHESIVIFEVNPKNGTLKTIGYEPVLGKQPRNFSLSPDEKFLLAANQDTDNIVSFKRNAETGKLGFVSEVSCSMPVCVLF
- the coaD gene encoding pantetheine-phosphate adenylyltransferase, which translates into the protein MKRAIFPGSFDPITSGHHDIITRGVKLFDELIIAIGVNSDKKYMFSLEERKKFIEDSFKDNPNIKVVTYEGLTVHFCQENDVEFILRGLRNPADFEFEKAIAHTNRDLAPIETVFLLTAASTSYISSSIVRDVIRNNGDYTKLVPDTVRVKEK
- a CDS encoding energy transducer TonB; the encoded protein is MKKLVSIAILLVVAFSTFSQTNSFYKPGDTLYYLNNRATYLKTNTLVIIKEANVAKNTNTFRVEKHLLDTDSNTYVLDSKFITNGLQQLRSNGVYKSYHKNGNIASEGETINGKKSEGIWTYYYENGKKKSEEKLSNDSFFRDQKINLVMSFWDDKGNQTVKNGNGFAQFLSEKDGLFRKGSFKGGLKNGTWTAFKNKTKVFEETYKKGKLVKGTSWNDKGESFDYKEVYVEAYYKKQNSGSVEKYVDKNFNSNTAGVIGNIYATFTVTKEGNVTNVEVIRGLTQDYNSEVTKVLSEMTGWTPAKKRGQSLESSSSLNLNFKG